CCACGTCCAGGCGACGCCGGAATGCTGTGAGTTGCTCAGCCGTTGGGATGGCTCCAGGATTCAGCCCTAACTCCGAGGCCAGCACATCGGTCTCCTCGAACGAGACGAAGCGGAATTGGTGGCCGGTCGCAAGCCTGCTCAGAAAGAGCCACCGGGCATCCGCTCGAATCTCTTGAAGCGTGTCCGCCACTTGCCGAACTTCCTCCTCAGCCGACAGCGCCTCGTCCGTGCTTTTCAGTGCCGACAATTTGGTAATCTCGATATCGAACCCGAAAGGCAACAATGCGACAGATAGTCGCTTCTCCATGGTCAGTTCAGCGCGAGGGTCAGCAGAGAACCAGACGCATCCGGTGAGCGCCATACTCAGCAGACAACTCGCAATCATGAACGGAAGACAAGAAAGTGCAGTCGGAGAAGTCATAAGACCCCTAGGCCGATCGAGAGCCACGAACGACATCTGAACAAGGTCAGCGATGGAGAGGCGTCACTTGCTGGGATGTCAGGACTGCGATGGCAAGGAAATCAAATACGATAGACGGACACGCGTTGGTGAGGGCGGAGCGCGAAGTCCTGAGCGGGAATCGAGACGGATTGCGAAAGGTCCGTTGTGAGGGTAAGCGACGGGGCAACCATGACGGTTGCAATCACTGAGCTGGTCAACTGTTTTTGAAGGGTTGGTACATCGGGCTTTAGAGTAAAGACCAGTTGTGAGAGTGCTTGTTCATCTTGATCACTCGTTTCCAGCAGGCTATTGATTTGTTCAACGAACGCCACACTGCCGAAAAAGAGCCATACCGCGAGCAGGCTCCAGATGATCCGCATGAAAAATGGGTTTCGACGACTCATCAGCAGCAGACTCTAATACTTACCATGCAAGGAGTCAATTGCACCGTCATTGGCAATAATCCATTTTCTGCTTTAACCAGTGAGACTAAGTGAATCGCGTATGTTCTGACCGGGGTACCCCCGGTGTATCCATGGCCCTACGTGTTACTGAGACGAGGACTTTTCCACCCGTCCGGCCTGTCGCCGGACTGGGCGGCTTCACCCGCAATCATTAAGAACATATGTTTTGATCGTACAAGGAAAGACGACAAATCTTGGATGTCGTTACCAGCAGTTATATTGAACCTGCATCAGGCCATGACCTGATGCCTTAGGGAAGGTCTGATTAATTCACGTTTGCACGAAGAAATCTGTTTCTGGATGGATCAACACGGGCAATCAGCGGAGAATCCGCTGGTCCGAGCGCGTCTGTATCGGGGTTTGCCTGCCATCTGGCCGCCCGCGCCCCCGTTCACTCACCCATCCGCTAGGCCTCTGCCAATAGCTGCCGTCGTGCCACATACAGATTCGCCAAGCCGCAGCTGATGAACAGCCAGTGGGTGTTCTTCGCCAGCCCGCGGTAGCGGACTTTGGCCCATCCAAAGATCCGCTTGATCACCAAGAACACATGCTCGACTTTGGCACGCACCTTCGACTTCGTCCGGTTCCTCGCCCGCTCGTCCTCACTCAGAGGCCGATGACGATGGGCTTTGGCCTCGATGAAGCTCTGGGCATGGGGCGCGTGGTGCTGAATCACGTCGCGTTGCCCGCTGTAGGCGGCATCCCCCCACACGCGGGTCTCCTGCCCATGCAGCAACTGGGGCAACATCTGGCTGTCATGCACATTGGCCGCCGTGGCCGCGACCGAATGAATCAGTTTGGTCCGACTATCCACGCCGATATGGGCCTTCATGCCGAAATACCACTGGTTCCCCTTCTTCGTCTGATGCATCTCTGGATCCCGTTCCTTCGTGCGATTCTTCGTCGAACTGGGCGCCGCAATAATGGTGGCATCCACGATGGTCCCTCGGCTCACCTGCAGGCCCTGCTTCGCCAGATACTCCCCGATCTGCGCAAAAAGCTGCTTGCCCAACTGGTGGGTTTCCAACAGATGCCGAAACTTGCAGATCGTCGTCTCATCCGGCACAGGCTCGCGGCCCAGATCAATACCCACGAACTGCCGCAGGGTGCGCGAGTCGTACAGCGCCTCCTCCACCGCGGGGTCCGACAGGTTGAACCACTGTTGCAGACAATGGAGGCGCAGCATGCGTTCGACGCCCACCGGCGGACGCCCTGGGCCTTCGGCCTTGGGATAGACCGGCTCGATTGCTGCCACCAATTCCACCCACGGCACGATGCGGTTCATTTCGGCGAGGAACCGCTCGCGGCGAGTGGGCTTGCGATACTGTTCGAACGAGACCTCGGCAAATGTCTGCTGCGGCATGGGGGCGCCTCCAGTTCAGTGCTGCGCTACCCCTTAGCACATCACGGGCGAAGAATAAATCAGACCTTCCTTAGATATGACCGAAAGATTCCCTGAGGGTTATGCCAGGATGTGAAGCCAAGTGTGTCAGGTCCTATCAGTGTGGCAGCACGATACAAAACGTGCTGCCTTTGTCTATGCAACTTTCGACCTCAATGTGGCCTTGATGTGCTTTGACAAACGCCTGGGCCAGACTGAGACCCAGTCCATTTCCGCAGGTCGAGCGGCTCCGATCAGCACGATAAAATCGGTCAAAGATATGGGAAAGGTCGTGTTCTTCGATCCCTATTCCGTTGTCTGCCACGGAAACTTTTACGTGAGCCGGTTCGTCTTCAACGGAGACGAGAACGCGGCCGCCGGGTCCGGTGTATTTGAGCGCATTATCGATCAGATTGGCCAGAACACGCTGGAGTTTCCCCTTATCGCCTGTGTGGATGACACGACTTGAAGGGACCGTCACTTGGAACGTAATTGCCCTATCCTCTGCGACCGGCCGAAAGAGTTCGACCGCATCCTGTACCATCCCGGTCATATCAAAGTCGCTCCTGGCCAACTGGGCGACTCCCGCATCCGCCTCCGCAATTTCAAGCAAGGAATTAATGATGGCGACGAGCCGATCACT
Above is a genomic segment from Nitrospira defluvii containing:
- a CDS encoding IS5 family transposase; translation: MPQQTFAEVSFEQYRKPTRRERFLAEMNRIVPWVELVAAIEPVYPKAEGPGRPPVGVERMLRLHCLQQWFNLSDPAVEEALYDSRTLRQFVGIDLGREPVPDETTICKFRHLLETHQLGKQLFAQIGEYLAKQGLQVSRGTIVDATIIAAPSSTKNRTKERDPEMHQTKKGNQWYFGMKAHIGVDSRTKLIHSVAATAANVHDSQMLPQLLHGQETRVWGDAAYSGQRDVIQHHAPHAQSFIEAKAHRHRPLSEDERARNRTKSKVRAKVEHVFLVIKRIFGWAKVRYRGLAKNTHWLFISCGLANLYVARRQLLAEA